The following DNA comes from Mycobacteroides immunogenum.
CCGCATCAGTGATCAACCCGGGCCAATCTCAAATATGGTCCGGTCGAGTTGATGGAGCACGATCGTACCCACGCTTCCCGGGGTTCTCGACTAGCGGGGTTTTGCGACATCCAGCGCGATGGGAATTGCATCAGTCAGGGCCGACAGGTGGGTGCAGATATCAAGTGCAGATCAGAGGAGGACGACCGAAGGGAAGGTATCGAAAGTCCTACGCAATCATCGGGTCAATCGCCGACCGCGGCACCAACACCTGCAACGCCCCGTACGAGTCGGGCAGTATCGCGCCTTGGTCGAAGAAGAACCGAATCCCGTCGTTGAGCACCGCGAAGTTCTGGTAGTTGGCGGGGTCGTAGAGCGTCGCCGGTGAGAACGGCAACGGCGGCGGGGGAGGCGGTGGGGGCGTAGTAGACGTCGAGGTGGTCGATGTGGTGGTAGTCGGCTGCCCCGAAGTCGTGGTCGGCGTGGGAGTCGCTACGGGCGGCGGGGCCAACTGCTGCTGCAGCACAGCCCGCACAATCGGCGCGACGGTCTTCAGCGGATCGTCCACCCGCCACAGCGGCGCATCGTCTTTGTCGTCCTTGGGAACCGTGTAGAGAACCGGCTTGCGATAGCTCTGATCCCAGTTGAACGCCTTGTACCCCGTCTGCGGCTGCCCGTTCCCGCTGTTTTGGTACACCTTGAACACCACGGTCTGCGTACCGCGCGGGGGCAGGTCTGAGTTGTATTCCGACGGCTTCATGCTCAACTGAGCCGTCGTACTGCGGGCTCCGCCAGATTTGGCCGCGTTGACGAAAGTATCGCGCGTCTTGGCCACGTATTCGGCGATCGACTTCTGGTCCGGGTAGTTCAGCGGAATGGTGACGTCGACGCTGTATCCGGTATCGGAGAGGCGGATCTCACATGCCTTGCCGGTATTGGTGCCCTTCAAGTCGCCGCAGTAATCATGCGGTGCCGCCCCCGCCACACCAGAAAAACCGAAGATGGAGGCAGCCGTGACCAGCACGGACGCGCTGATCGAGCGCATGGATAAGTAGGGCACGTGTGCACTCTAACTTCGCAAGGTGAACCAAGTGCCCGGACCGGTGAGATCAAAGCCCTCTCGGCAGCCATGCCACCTCGCTACGATCACACCGTTCTTGGATCTTGAACCCCTACTAGGGAGCAGCCATGACGGGATCGCCGGACACCGGATTCAACGGCAAAATCGCCTTGGACATAAGGGATTCCGAACCTGACTGGACTCCCTACGCGGCGCCCACCGCGCCCGAGGGCGCGCCCAATGTCCTCTATCTGGTCTGGGATGACACCGGCATCGCCACCTGGGACTGCTTCGGCGGATTGGTCAAGATGCCCGCCATGAGCCGCATCGCCGAACGCGGCGTGCGGCTCTCACAGTTCCACACCACCGCGCTGTGCTCACCCACCCGTGCCTCGCTGCTCACCGGCCGCAACGCCACCACCGTCGGCATGGCCACCATCGAGGAGTTCACCGACGGCTTCCCGAACTGCAGCGGACGCATCCCGTTCGACACCGCGTTGCTCTCCGAAGTACTGGCCGAGAAGGGCTGGAACACCTACTGCGTGGGCAAGTGGCACCTGACTCCGCTGGAAGAGTCGAATTTGGCTGCCACCAAAAGGCATTGGCCACTGAGCAGAGGATTCGAACGTTTCTACGGCTTCATGGGCGGTGAGACCGACCAGTGGTACCCGGACTTGGTCTACGACAACCATCCCGTGGAGCCGCCCGCCACCCCGGAAGAGGGCTACCACCTGTCCAAGGACATCGCCGACAAGACCATCGAATTCATCCGCGACGCCAAGGTGATTGCCCCCGACAAACCCTGGTTCTCCTACGTGTGCCCCGGCGCCGGCCACGCCCCGCACCACGTCTTCAAGGAATGGGCCGACAAGTACACCGGCACGTTCGACATGGGCTACGAGCTGTACCGCGAGATCGTGCTGGAAAACCAGAAGAAGCTCGGCATCGTCCCACCCGACACCGAACTATCACCCGTCAACCCATATCTGGACGTCAAGGGCCCCAACGGCGAACCCTGGCCGCTGCAAGACACCGTGCGCCCCTGGGACTCGCTCAACGACGAGGAGAAGCGCCTCTTCTCCCGCATGGCCGAGGTGTTCGCCGGGTTCCTCAGCTATACGGACGATCAGATCGGCCGCATCTTGGACTATCTGGAGGAGTCGGGCCAGATCGACAACACCATCATCGTGGTGATCTCCGATAACGGGGCCAGCGGCGAGGGCGGCCCCAACGGCTCGGTCAATGAGGTCAAGTTCTTCAACGGCTACATCGACACCGTCGAAGAGAGTCTGCGCTTCTACGACAACCTCGGCGGCACCGAGACCTACAACCATTACCCCATCGGGTGGGCGATGGCCTTCAACACCCCCTACAAGCTGTACAAGCGCTACGCCTCCCATGAGGGCGGCATCGCCGACACCGCAATCATCGGCTGGCCCAAGGGAATCACCGCCCACGGCGAGGTTCGCGACACCTACATCAACGTCTGCGACATCACCCCAACCATCTACGACCTGCTGGGTATCACCCCGCCCGAGGCTGTCAAGGGCGTCGCCCAAAAACCGCTCGACGGCACCAGTTTCACCGCGGCCCTGCGAGATCCGAATGCCGACACCGGCAAGGACACCCAGTTCTACACCATGCTGGGCACCCGGGGTATCTGGCACCAGGGCTGGTTCGCCAATACCGTGCATGCCGCGACGCCCTCGGGCTGGTCGCACTTCGACAAGGACCGCTGGGAGCTGTTCCACATCGAAGCCGACCGCAGCCAATGCCACGATCTCGCCGATGCCCACCCGGAGAAACTCGAAGAGCTCAAACAACTCTGGTTCGATGAGGCCGCCAAGTACAACGGCCTGCCGCTGGCCGACCTGAACATTCTGGAAACCCTCACCCGGTGGCGGCCCTACCTGGTGGGGGAGCGCAAGTCCTTCACCTACTACCCGAACACCGCCGCACTCGGCATCGGCGCCGCCGTCGACATTCGCGGCCAATCCTTTTCGGTCCTTGCCGAGGTCACCACGGCAGCGGGAGCCGAGGGTGTCATCTTCAAACAGGGCGGCGCGCACGGCGGGCACGTGCTGTTCATCCAAAACTCCACGCTGCACTACATCTACAACTTCATGGGGGAGAAGGAGCAGAAGGTTTCTTCAGAAAGTGCGGTGCCGTTGGGCTCGCACGTGCTCGGTGCCCGCTTCGCCAAGACCGGCACCGTGCCGGGCAGCCATACCCCGATCGGCGACGTGACCCTTTTCATTGACGAAGACCCCGTCGGCGCACTCACGGGCGTCGAAATTCACCCGGGCACATTCGGTTTAGCCGGCGCCAGCCTGTCCATCGGACGTAACAGCGGATCGGCGGTGTCCTCGGAGTACAAGGCTCCCTACCCGTTCAGCGGCGGAACCATCGCCCAGGTGGTGGTCGACATCTCTGGGGAGCCCTACGAAAACCTGGAAAAGAAGCTCGCCATCGCCTTCGCTAAAGACTGAGTCAAAGACTAAGCGGGCCACTGGCTGAGCTGTTCCCACTCACCGAACGGTGGCTTGGCGGCAGCCTCGATCACGATGTGGCCGGTCACCGCCGACCCGGGGTGGTACTCGTCGATCGCGAATCCGCCCGTGCGGTCTTCGGGGGGCGTGCCGTCCCAGATGTAGATCGGTCCGGGTGCGGCGGCCTCGGCCGTGTCGGTACCGCAGGCGGCGGTGGGCTCGTCCCGGCCCACGCCAGTGTGCTTGCCGTCGATACGCCGCCAGATGCTCACGAACGGGATGCTACGCGCTGGCACGGTTTCAGGGCGGCTACAACTTGACCAATTCATAGATCGAGTAGGCGCCTACCCACGCCCTCGCGCCCACACTGTGTCACCGTTACGTGGTGATGAAAAGGCTTGGTGCGTTGGTGGTTGCGGCCACCCTGCTACTGGTGACGGCGCCGTTGGCCGCGGCCTGGGGCCCGCAGGGGCACACCGTCGTGGGAGCGGTCGCCGACGCGAGACTTTCGCCCGCGGCCCGCGCCGAGGTATCCCGCCTGCTGGCGGGCGAGGCCACTCCCACGCTGGCCGGCGTTGCGAACTGGGCCGACCAGGTGCGTCCCAGCCGCCCAGAGACCGCACCATGGCACTACGCCGATATCGCCGAGAACAACTGCCAATACGTGCCCGGGATCAATGGCGACAACGGCAACAACGTCATCGAGGCCATTCGCACCCAGACCGCGATCCTGGGCGACACCACCAAAACGGATGCCGAGCGCGCGGAGGCGCTCAAGTTCGTGGTGCATTTCGTCGGCGATATCCATCAGCCCATGCATGACGCCTACTCGCGTGACCGCGGCGGCAACGACATCCCGCTCACCTACAACGGCAGGCGCACCAATCTGCATTCGGTGTGGGACAGCGGATTACTGGGTACCCGGGGTCTGAATGACACCCAGTACACCCAGTTGATCCAGGGCTTGCCTGCACCGGACCTCGGCGGCACCGATCCCGCCGGCTGGGCGCAGGACACCTGCCAGATCGCCGTCGGGGTGTACCCCAGCACCTCGACCATCGGTGCCGAGTACACCAACCAATACCGCCCGGTCGCCGAGGGTCAATTGCGTCTGGCCGGCGAGCGTCTGGCGCGCTTGATCAATGCCACATTGACCTAGCGGATTGGGCGCGCCTTAGGCCGTCAATACCTGTCACCGGAATGGTCTACTATGCCTCAATTGGGGATTGGCGGTGACCACAGTTGGCTGGCCGCTGATTGGGTCGGGCAATGTCGGTTTGCGGTGTGTCGATGGTTGCTTGAGTAAGGGCGATAAGTGAATACCACATATCCGGGTCGGGCGGATGCGGGCGCGGGATGGCATGGGCGGGGTAGCAGGGTCTACCAGGCCAATAACGACCTCCTGGAACAGGTTCGGCTACAGCGGGCGGTCTCCCAGGTCACGGCCATATCGATCACAGTCATTGGCGCGTCGGCCATTCTGATGGCCTCGGCGGGATTGTCGATCATGCCCGCGCTGTGTATCGGTCTCGCCCTTCCGGCATTCGGCTGGGGAATCCGTTACATGCTGCGGCGGCCGGTTAGCTACGTGGAGTCCATTGCCTACGTCACCTATTGCGACGTCGCCATTCTGATCGGCATCTGGGTGGTGACGAGTTCCGGTGCGGCCTTTGTGAAATTGGCCTGGTTATTGGCCGCCAATACCTATGTGTCGGTGCTGCACGGCCGGCTGGCCGTGGTGGTGCAGACCCTGGTGACGGCGGCCGGGACCGCCTTGGCGGTGATCGGCGCGGTCCTTCGCCACGATGTGAGCGCCACGGTGCTGACCTCGGTGGTGTTTACCATGTTGCTGGCCAATGTGATTGCCGGATGGCTCATCTACTTGGGCAAGGGCCAGTTCGCCGAGCATGCCGTCGGGAGGGACCACCTGTCGCGTCACGACCATCTGACGGGCCTGCTGAACCGGCGCGGCCTGCAAGAGGCCTACGCGACGTGGGCCGGGGTGCCCGGCATGCAGGTGGTGGTCGCCGTCGTCGACCTCAATGCGTTCAAGTCGGTCAACGACACCTTTGGCCACCATGTGGGGGACGAGGTATTGCGCCGCGCCGCGGAACGCCTGCGCGCGGTGGCCGGGCCGGACGCGTTGTTGGCCCGGCTCGGTGGCGACGAGTTCGGCATTGTGGCGCTCACCGATTCGCCGCGCGAGCTGGACTACCGGACCGCGGTGCGCGAGGCGCTCAGCGGCGACGACGGGTTGCCCGTGACCGCCAGCGTCGGCGTGGCCGGCGTGGTGCTGCCCGAATCTGACCGGACGGTGACGCATTCGCTGGCCTCGGTGGTTCCGTACCTGCTCGTGGAGGCCGACGGCGCGATGTACCACGCGAAAAAGGACGCCGGAATAGAGCAGCATCCACCCCGCTAAATGTTGGTGATTCGGGCTCGCGGTCATCTCGTGCGGTGGGATGATTACCCACGCTGAGCGTGTTCGTTCGGCATTGGGTTCACATGAAGGGCGCGGTCTCATGACCGAGATTCAGGGTAGTAACGAAGTGCCCGACAAGCCTCCCGCCTCCTCGCCGACCAGGCCGGCGTCAGACGATACGTGGGAGCCGTGGGGCAGTAGCGAGAAGCAGAAGTTCGGCCAGGCCGATGGCAGCGGAAACGTCCAGCAGTTCTAATACCTCAGACGCAGAATTCATCTCACCCGCGGGCAAGGTCTACCAGTTGATGGTGGCCAGCCTGTTGGCCACCGAGTTCGATCGAAAGAAGACGCTCGAAGCCAGGGGCGCTGTCCTGGTGACCTCAAGCGTCTCCCTGCTGACCCTGGTGAGCGGTGTCATGGTGCTGCTGGCGGGGAAGGACTATGTCTTTCGCGACCACTGCTCCTTCATGATCCTGCTCGGCGCGTTGTTGGCGTTCATCGCCTCGGCCACGTGTGCGATCTTTGTGCAGACCTATGGATTCGGCTACACGGTGATGGACCGCGCGACGCTGAAAAGCCTTGAGGGCAAAAGTAACTGGTCGCGAACCGCGGACGATGCTGCCCGCAATTGGGTACATTGGCAAGTCATCTCGATCTGCTCGCTGCGCGAAAGTAACGGCATCAAAGCCAATCTCGTCGTGTGCGGTCTGGCACTTCAGGTGCTCGCGATCGTCCTGTTGTCGGGGTCGTTAGGACTGGAACTGTCCAGCAGGTTCTGAGCGGCGCCCGCGCGCAAAAAAAGACGGCGGCCCGGATATCCGGGCCGCCGCCAACAACTTTCCGCTCGACTACCAGACGCGCACGTAGTCGACGAGCATCTCCGCCGGGTATGAGCCACCGGCCGGATCGCCGCCGCCGGAACCGGAGACGGCCAGGTTCAGCATCGGCTGCAGCGTGTAGCCGGGATCGTTAAACGGCCAATCGTCAAGGGAATTGGCGTCGACCGTCAGGTACGGCTCCATGCCGTCGTGGTAGTCCATCCAGAAGTACAGCCCGGCCTCGGTCCAGGTGCAGCGCCAGGTGTGCCAGTTGCTGTCGATAGGCACGGGCAGCGTCTCGAACGAGGTGCCGTCCAGGCGCGCGTGCACCGTGGTGCCCGAGGGCCAGTCACGGTTGCCGTACCACTCCGCCATGTCGATCTCGCCGCCACGCTCGGGGTTGTCGTTCAGCAGCCACCAGGCCGGCCAGCATCCGTCGGTCAAGCAGTTGAACTTGATGCGTGCCTCGAAGGTGTGGCCCATACCGCCGCGGAAGGTGCCGTGCAGCTTGCCGCTGAAGTACTTGTTGCCTTCCTTGGTCGCACGGATCACCAGGTTGGAGTTTCCGTCGAGGAAGATGTTGGTGCGGCTGTCGCGGTACTCGCCCATGTTCTCGGGACGATCCCAGAACACCGGGTTCTTGATCTTCTCGCGGAACTTCGCGGCCACCCACTTGGAGCCATCGGGCGCCGATCCCGCGGGCCCGTCGAACTCGTCGCGGAAGATAAAACCGCTGGCCTGGGCGTCGGGCGGTGCCGCAGGCGGATGCACCCGATCGGCCTGAGCCTTGGGGAGGGGCAAAGCAGCCGCGGCCATGCCGAAGCCCATGGTCAGTATCAATTTACGGCGATCCATTTCAGGCACCCCGAAACGATAATGGTTGTTCCTTGGTGGTGGGCGCAGCCCCGGCCGTTTTGGCTGCTAGTGGCGCGGCAGCATTCTGGTCAGCAGCTTGTCCCGCAACCCGATTGTGTGAATCAGTACGGCGCTGACATGGGCAACTATGCAGGCGAGCAACGCATACGCCACCCAGGCGTGCGCCTCGCGCAGTAAGCCGTACCACTGCACGCTGGAGGGTGTGATCGACGGCAACCTCAGTCCGGCGATCTCGACCGGCACCCCCGAGGCCGACACCAGCGCCCACCCGATCACCGGCTGCGCCAGGAACAGCGTGTACATCGCCAGCTCGGAGCCCGCTGCGATCAACCGTTCCGGCCCGGCCAATGACAGCGGCGGCGGCCTGTGCCAGATCCGGTTCCCGATCCGCAGCACCGCCAGCACCAGCACCAGCACGCCGATGGTCTTATGCCAGGCCAGTACCATGGGGTAGTCGCCGAGCGACCCGACGAGCAGCGCACCCAGCACCAGCATCGCGATGATCGCGACCGCCATCAGCCAGTGCAGTAACTGCGCCGCCAGCCCGAAACGCTCATCGACCGGGGACGTGGTGGATTCCGTCATCACATGTCCTGCCCGAACTGTTCCACCGGCGCGGGAGTCTCCCGCGCACGCCGCCGATACGACTCGGCATAGATCGCCGCGCGGGCCGCCAGAATCGGATCATCGGACAGCTCAATTCCCTTGGGCAACACCGTCGGATCGAAGTTGGTGTCCCGGATGTGTTCCTGCTCCAGCGGTATCGCATGCCCCAGCACCAGGGTCCCGACGTCGATCTGCCTGCGGTCCGGCGGCCACGGCAGCGTCGGATCGTGTGTCGGATCCTGCCCGGGGACCCCGAGCTGCAGCAGCAGCCGGTAGCGCAGCTCGCCGGAACGCACCCGCCGGGCCAGTGTCTCGAACATCCAGTTCGGGCCATTCTTCGCCGGGTTTCCGGCAGGCTTCCCGTCGGGAACCACCCGCCAGCGCACCGGCGTGCGTGCTCCATTCTTGGTGACGAAAATGAAGGTGTTGAGGCTCGAATAGCTCGCCTCGGCGAACGACGCCGCCTTGGGGCCGGCCTCGATGAGCTTCTGGGCGGCCGCGGCGGGTGGGTTGTCCCGCATGAACGCGGCTACCCGATCCTTATCCCCGGAAAGCCGCGCCGAGAGCAGCCCGAAGAACATCTCCGGGGTGGGGGCCATGAAGACCGGGGCCGCGGCCATCGCGGTGCGCCACTGCTCCCCGCCGGGGAGTGAAAACTCCAGGGCCAGTGCCTGTCCGGAGCCGTTGTCGGGTTGATGCGGGTTCTGGCCGCCCACCGAAAACCGCCCGGCCACCGGGTACACACCCTTGGTGAACACCGAGGCCGACGAGATCTCCGCGCCCGCGCCGTTGCTCTCGAAACGTCCCGACACCGCAAGGGCTTTGGCGTGATTGCGGCGATATCCGACGAACTTTCCGCCCGTCGTCTCGAACAGGTCGATGAACGAGCGCCCGGTCAACCGGGAGCCGACCCGCCCCTCCAACGCCAAGAAGCCACCCAGCCCCGTCACGGTGACGGCTCCGGCAGCGACCAGACCCACGAACATGCGGCGATCCAGCTTCTGTGTGACCACGAATGTGAGGGTAATACCGGAATCTGAAGGTCCAATGAAGACAATGAAGAGATGATGAAGCGTCTGATCCTCGGTTTCGGGTACGCAGCCCTCGGTATCGGCTGTGCTCTCGGCCAGCTCGCCCCCGCCAGCGCCGACCCCGACATCCCGCCCGTCAGTGAGGCCGCCCGCGCCGCCGGGCTGCTCGATGTGCGCACCGTGGTGCCCGACGCCGTCATCGATCTGCGCTACGCCACCACCAACAACTTCACCGGTGTGCAGCTGTATCCGGCCGACGCGCGCTGCCTGGTGCACGAGTCGATGGCGCCCGGCCTCAAGACCGCCGCCGACAAGCTGCGTACCAACGGCGAGCGCTTGGTCTTCTGGGACTGCTACCGCCCGCATGAGGTGCAGGTCCGCATGTTCCAGGTGGTGCCCAACCCCAACTGGGTCGCCAAGCCCAGCCAGTACGCCCGCAGCCACGAGGCCGGACGTTCGGTGGACGTCACGTTGGCCAACGCACGCGGCCTGGTCGATATGGGCACCGGCTTCGATGATTTCTCGCCGCGCTCGCTGGCTTTTGCCACCGACGGGGTGAGTCCGGACCAGCAGGCCAACCGGGCACGGCTGCGCGCCGCCATGCAAGCCGGTGGGCTGCAGGTGTATTCGGGGGAGTGGTGGCACTTTGACGGTCCCGGCGCGGGCGAGGGCCGCCCGTTCCTGAACGCGCCCGTGAACTGATCAGACGGTTGTTCTGAAACCCGGGAGATGTGAGTAGTCCAGTACCCGGTGCAAGGGCGCCCTGGCGGAGTAATTTCCCTGCCATGCTTGCGTCACCGAGTACCGCGGGAAGACTGCACCGCAGTGCCCCGCTCGCGCTGTTGGCCGGTGCCCTCGTCGCTTGCGGCGGCGCCGGTGAGACGGTCACGCGCACCGTGACCCAAACCGTCACCGATCAGACGACGATCATCCACGAGGGCGGCTCATCCACATCTGTGAAGAAGTCCACCGACGACGGGCTCGCGTGGGTGCCGTACGGCCCCAAGGACCCCGCTTTCCCGACGCCGGGCTGGGATGTGTACGTCTACTTCCTCAAACACGACTGCGAGAGCCTGACGAAGGTTCAGAACCCGGCGGGCAATCTTTATGACGCCGCGGTGGGGGTGTGCCGGGCTGCGGTGAACGGCGAAGAGAACCAATGGAGCACTGCGGCAAAGGCCTTCGCGGCACGTGGGACGGGGATCGAGATCGG
Coding sequences within:
- a CDS encoding RsiV family protein — translated: MPYLSMRSISASVLVTAASIFGFSGVAGAAPHDYCGDLKGTNTGKACEIRLSDTGYSVDVTIPLNYPDQKSIAEYVAKTRDTFVNAAKSGGARSTTAQLSMKPSEYNSDLPPRGTQTVVFKVYQNSGNGQPQTGYKAFNWDQSYRKPVLYTVPKDDKDDAPLWRVDDPLKTVAPIVRAVLQQQLAPPPVATPTPTTTSGQPTTTTSTTSTSTTPPPPPPPPLPFSPATLYDPANYQNFAVLNDGIRFFFDQGAILPDSYGALQVLVPRSAIDPMIA
- a CDS encoding arylsulfatase, with translation MTGSPDTGFNGKIALDIRDSEPDWTPYAAPTAPEGAPNVLYLVWDDTGIATWDCFGGLVKMPAMSRIAERGVRLSQFHTTALCSPTRASLLTGRNATTVGMATIEEFTDGFPNCSGRIPFDTALLSEVLAEKGWNTYCVGKWHLTPLEESNLAATKRHWPLSRGFERFYGFMGGETDQWYPDLVYDNHPVEPPATPEEGYHLSKDIADKTIEFIRDAKVIAPDKPWFSYVCPGAGHAPHHVFKEWADKYTGTFDMGYELYREIVLENQKKLGIVPPDTELSPVNPYLDVKGPNGEPWPLQDTVRPWDSLNDEEKRLFSRMAEVFAGFLSYTDDQIGRILDYLEESGQIDNTIIVVISDNGASGEGGPNGSVNEVKFFNGYIDTVEESLRFYDNLGGTETYNHYPIGWAMAFNTPYKLYKRYASHEGGIADTAIIGWPKGITAHGEVRDTYINVCDITPTIYDLLGITPPEAVKGVAQKPLDGTSFTAALRDPNADTGKDTQFYTMLGTRGIWHQGWFANTVHAATPSGWSHFDKDRWELFHIEADRSQCHDLADAHPEKLEELKQLWFDEAAKYNGLPLADLNILETLTRWRPYLVGERKSFTYYPNTAALGIGAAVDIRGQSFSVLAEVTTAAGAEGVIFKQGGAHGGHVLFIQNSTLHYIYNFMGEKEQKVSSESAVPLGSHVLGARFAKTGTVPGSHTPIGDVTLFIDEDPVGALTGVEIHPGTFGLAGASLSIGRNSGSAVSSEYKAPYPFSGGTIAQVVVDISGEPYENLEKKLAIAFAKD
- a CDS encoding S1/P1 nuclease yields the protein MKRLGALVVAATLLLVTAPLAAAWGPQGHTVVGAVADARLSPAARAEVSRLLAGEATPTLAGVANWADQVRPSRPETAPWHYADIAENNCQYVPGINGDNGNNVIEAIRTQTAILGDTTKTDAERAEALKFVVHFVGDIHQPMHDAYSRDRGGNDIPLTYNGRRTNLHSVWDSGLLGTRGLNDTQYTQLIQGLPAPDLGGTDPAGWAQDTCQIAVGVYPSTSTIGAEYTNQYRPVAEGQLRLAGERLARLINATLT
- a CDS encoding GGDEF domain-containing protein; protein product: MNTTYPGRADAGAGWHGRGSRVYQANNDLLEQVRLQRAVSQVTAISITVIGASAILMASAGLSIMPALCIGLALPAFGWGIRYMLRRPVSYVESIAYVTYCDVAILIGIWVVTSSGAAFVKLAWLLAANTYVSVLHGRLAVVVQTLVTAAGTALAVIGAVLRHDVSATVLTSVVFTMLLANVIAGWLIYLGKGQFAEHAVGRDHLSRHDHLTGLLNRRGLQEAYATWAGVPGMQVVVAVVDLNAFKSVNDTFGHHVGDEVLRRAAERLRAVAGPDALLARLGGDEFGIVALTDSPRELDYRTAVREALSGDDGLPVTASVGVAGVVLPESDRTVTHSLASVVPYLLVEADGAMYHAKKDAGIEQHPPR
- a CDS encoding glycoside hydrolase family 16 protein; its protein translation is MDRRKLILTMGFGMAAAALPLPKAQADRVHPPAAPPDAQASGFIFRDEFDGPAGSAPDGSKWVAAKFREKIKNPVFWDRPENMGEYRDSRTNIFLDGNSNLVIRATKEGNKYFSGKLHGTFRGGMGHTFEARIKFNCLTDGCWPAWWLLNDNPERGGEIDMAEWYGNRDWPSGTTVHARLDGTSFETLPVPIDSNWHTWRCTWTEAGLYFWMDYHDGMEPYLTVDANSLDDWPFNDPGYTLQPMLNLAVSGSGGGDPAGGSYPAEMLVDYVRVW
- a CDS encoding cytochrome b; the protein is MTESTTSPVDERFGLAAQLLHWLMAVAIIAMLVLGALLVGSLGDYPMVLAWHKTIGVLVLVLAVLRIGNRIWHRPPPLSLAGPERLIAAGSELAMYTLFLAQPVIGWALVSASGVPVEIAGLRLPSITPSSVQWYGLLREAHAWVAYALLACIVAHVSAVLIHTIGLRDKLLTRMLPRH
- a CDS encoding catalase family peroxidase — its product is MVTQKLDRRMFVGLVAAGAVTVTGLGGFLALEGRVGSRLTGRSFIDLFETTGGKFVGYRRNHAKALAVSGRFESNGAGAEISSASVFTKGVYPVAGRFSVGGQNPHQPDNGSGQALALEFSLPGGEQWRTAMAAAPVFMAPTPEMFFGLLSARLSGDKDRVAAFMRDNPPAAAAQKLIEAGPKAASFAEASYSSLNTFIFVTKNGARTPVRWRVVPDGKPAGNPAKNGPNWMFETLARRVRSGELRYRLLLQLGVPGQDPTHDPTLPWPPDRRQIDVGTLVLGHAIPLEQEHIRDTNFDPTVLPKGIELSDDPILAARAAIYAESYRRRARETPAPVEQFGQDM
- a CDS encoding M15 family metallopeptidase gives rise to the protein MMKRLILGFGYAALGIGCALGQLAPASADPDIPPVSEAARAAGLLDVRTVVPDAVIDLRYATTNNFTGVQLYPADARCLVHESMAPGLKTAADKLRTNGERLVFWDCYRPHEVQVRMFQVVPNPNWVAKPSQYARSHEAGRSVDVTLANARGLVDMGTGFDDFSPRSLAFATDGVSPDQQANRARLRAAMQAGGLQVYSGEWWHFDGPGAGEGRPFLNAPVN